Within the Hippoglossus hippoglossus isolate fHipHip1 chromosome 20, fHipHip1.pri, whole genome shotgun sequence genome, the region gatctcacaatgttaatgaCAGTGAAGCAAAATATCCAAGATCAGCCCCTGAGGGttctccacaaaatgtcattgatATCACACATGTAGCTCTTGTATCATATTATACTGTTGTAATCATATCATTGAATCACATAAATATTAAAGATCAACAAAATCCGTGCAGAATGAGATATTTAATAAGAACTCTTGCTGAGCTGTTTGCGAATCCCTCATTTACATTCTGTGACTGATTCTACATGAAATGTTAATGACTTCCGTGAAAACCACAGGTAACAAAAGTGTTGCAGGCAAAAAAGCTTTGATGGTTCCGAACagcagctgctttcacacaaacCCTGACATGAAgaacatgaaagaaaatcatGCGAAAACCTCGAATAACCTGATGAAACGAAACGAAAGATGCACATGGTTGAGGATTTAATATGATGGCAAACATATCAACACTGTCTGATGGAgataaaacacatcaacattagtcaaaagaaaactacatgGTATTTCTTTTCTTAGCAgatgaatcatttcattcactAATTCCATTTGCttcaaatgtgaagattttctgGCTTTTTTCTTATGTTCTGATATTTGACAGTTAGGGGAATATTTATCTGGTTTTGGGCCGTTGACCtacaaaaaaacagtttgacgATAATCCATCTGGGCTCTGGGATTTTATTATGagcatttatttcattatttttcggatcatttaaaaacaaaacaagtcatgaattaatcaagaaaatgatCATTAACTGCAGAACTAATAAAGCAAATATCTCTACAGGAACATTAAgtccatgaaaataaaataaaatcctatAATTCTGACACAATATCACTAATGATGATGCTCAGACTCGTTACGTGATTTCTttgcacagaaaacactggcTGATTAAatgaaagacacatttttaacaaCGTGCCATAGCTGcacctcctctcttttcagACTCAGCTGCAGAGTCCGTGTCTTGGCCTGAAAAGTCCAATTTCACTGGAAgtaaaccagcagctcctctgagACCTGActtcaaaatgtgaaaatgagcaAAGAGAAGCGGTTCAACCCTTTCATGAATGTAATTCATCACAGTCCTTTTCTCCGGGTGCATTACAGCTGAGAGAAAAGCTGAGCAGCATTGTCCACATTTACAGATTCCTTTGGCGGCTCCCTGACGACCtgaagagacaaagacaagaacGTAGGATATGTAACGTCGGTTGCTAAGGGTCTCAatacctagtttgatgatgttgtgaagcagcgtgggatcatggcAGTTGTTGTGTTCACCACCAAGATGAGGTCCTGGTTAAAGTTTTATTTACGTTACAGAGCAAACAGCAATCAATCATgaaccaatacaaacagtgggatttggggatttctctgggtttgaacactgtccctcagtcaataaaatataaacgaatagaagtatttttatttactttaattatgCCAAGAGAGTAAAGTTTCAAATgcccagtctcctcctcctacctgtgtttgtttcttcgGTTCGGGAGCAACAGGCTTGGAAACACTCTGAACGTCCTTCTGGACTTCTGTAAACATTTGATCGAGGctctccaccttctcattttTCACCGCATTGATCTGTGAAAGTCACAAAAGATGCTGGAGCAGgtgcaacaa harbors:
- the rbis gene encoding ribosomal biogenesis factor produces the protein MGKNKPKGKKQKNVFRVAKKQPKNKNKTKPVTTTLKHINAVKNEKVESLDQMFTEVQKDVQSVSKPVAPEPKKQTQVVREPPKESVNVDNAAQLFSQL